The proteins below are encoded in one region of Desulfonatronum thioautotrophicum:
- a CDS encoding competence/damage-inducible protein A, whose product MRNLSPKRLTPAVVEIMAVGNELLNGSVQDGNSFWLIQQIMNLGGMVGRVTILPDDKAIIAEEVRLTVNRTSNKPPAFLFLTGGLGPTIDDLTVAAVAEGLGLPLFLDIQARKMIQRSYDALAANGVIDQGGLNPSREKMALLPEGATVLSNPVGTAPGVLVRQNQTAIVCFPGVPPEMQAIFETSLHPYMVNAFPAVNHARSRLRIHSNDESFLAPYLRRFADHYPDIHVKALSGIIADNPQLEFIFSVADEDKNEVEAYLKRALEDLEMWLRSEGIDSRAI is encoded by the coding sequence ATGCGTAATCTCAGCCCTAAACGCCTCACACCCGCGGTGGTGGAAATTATGGCCGTGGGTAACGAACTGCTGAACGGGTCGGTTCAGGACGGCAACAGTTTTTGGCTGATTCAGCAAATAATGAACCTGGGCGGTATGGTGGGCAGGGTGACGATCCTGCCGGATGATAAAGCGATCATTGCCGAGGAGGTCCGTTTGACCGTGAATCGGACATCAAACAAGCCGCCGGCGTTTCTTTTTCTGACTGGCGGTTTGGGTCCGACAATAGACGATCTGACTGTTGCCGCGGTAGCTGAAGGGTTGGGTTTGCCGCTTTTTTTGGATATCCAGGCCCGGAAGATGATCCAACGCAGCTATGATGCGTTGGCGGCAAACGGGGTGATCGACCAGGGCGGTCTGAACCCTTCGAGGGAAAAAATGGCCCTGTTGCCGGAAGGTGCCACGGTTCTCTCCAATCCCGTCGGTACGGCACCGGGAGTGTTGGTGCGGCAAAATCAGACGGCCATCGTCTGCTTCCCCGGGGTGCCTCCGGAAATGCAGGCAATTTTCGAGACGTCCCTGCATCCATACATGGTCAATGCTTTTCCCGCTGTAAACCATGCCCGGAGCCGACTACGCATCCACAGCAACGACGAATCGTTCCTGGCACCGTATCTCCGGCGTTTTGCAGATCATTACCCTGACATCCACGTGAAGGCCCTTTCCGGAATCATCGCCGATAATCCCCAGTTGGAATTCATTTTTTCCGTGGCTGATGAGGACAAGAATGAGGTTGAAGCTTATCTCAAACGCGCACTTGAAGATCTAGAAATGTGGTTACGGAGTGAGGGGATCGATTCCCGGGCAATATAA
- a CDS encoding DUF362 domain-containing protein: MPSDVFFWNLRTTRKATYEVRLRRLLKAADVPQTVRSGDLTAVKMHFGESGVTGFVPPIWVRPLVAFLRKIGAKPFLTDTNTLYVGSRGDAVSHGLLAAEHGFDPLLLQAPVIIADGVNSRNETTIPFSGKHFREVHLAGDILAADSLVTLSHFKGHELAGIGGCLKNLAMGCSTRRGKMQQHGCLAPLLHAQSCTGCGACVEVCASKALRIAPQGMIELNPELCVGCGACLHACREKCLVVDWQTDVATFVERMMEYAAAVVQSFANRRQSAPACVHISFATQITPQCDCTGYSDKPVCPDIGVLVSHDPVALDQACLDLVNAAQPLHPSHLPLDIQAGEDKFRAMHPHVPEDYGLGYAESLGLGTRTYLLREI; the protein is encoded by the coding sequence ATGCCCAGTGACGTATTTTTCTGGAATCTGCGAACAACCCGGAAGGCAACCTATGAAGTCCGGCTGCGTCGTCTGCTCAAGGCTGCCGATGTGCCTCAAACCGTCCGATCCGGCGATCTGACCGCAGTCAAGATGCACTTTGGCGAATCCGGAGTCACCGGATTTGTCCCGCCGATCTGGGTGCGCCCGCTTGTTGCCTTCCTGCGGAAAATCGGGGCCAAGCCGTTCCTGACCGACACCAACACCCTGTACGTGGGAAGCCGGGGAGATGCCGTTTCCCACGGGCTGCTGGCCGCGGAACACGGCTTCGATCCGCTGCTCCTCCAGGCCCCGGTGATCATTGCCGATGGAGTGAACAGCCGCAACGAAACGACCATTCCTTTTTCAGGCAAGCATTTTCGGGAAGTCCATCTGGCCGGCGACATCCTGGCCGCGGATTCCCTGGTGACCCTTTCCCACTTCAAGGGCCACGAACTGGCCGGAATCGGCGGGTGCCTGAAAAATCTGGCCATGGGCTGCTCCACCCGCCGGGGCAAAATGCAGCAGCACGGCTGTCTGGCTCCTCTGCTCCATGCCCAAAGCTGTACAGGTTGCGGTGCCTGCGTGGAAGTTTGCGCCTCCAAGGCGCTGCGAATCGCTCCCCAGGGAATGATCGAGCTGAATCCGGAACTGTGCGTTGGATGCGGGGCCTGCCTGCACGCCTGCCGGGAAAAATGCCTCGTCGTGGACTGGCAGACCGACGTGGCCACCTTCGTTGAGCGGATGATGGAGTATGCCGCGGCCGTTGTTCAGTCCTTTGCAAACCGGCGACAATCCGCACCGGCCTGTGTTCACATCAGCTTTGCAACCCAGATCACTCCCCAGTGTGACTGTACCGGATACAGCGACAAACCTGTCTGCCCGGATATTGGAGTTTTGGTCTCTCATGACCCGGTAGCCCTGGATCAAGCGTGCCTGGATCTGGTCAATGCGGCTCAGCCTTTGCATCCCAGTCATCTGCCTCTTGATATTCAGGCCGGGGAAGACAAGTTCCGGGCAATGCACCCCCATGTTCCCGAGGACTACGGCCTGGGTTACGCTGAAAGCCTGGGACTGGGGACACGAACATATCTTCTCCGCGAAATATGA
- a CDS encoding homocysteine biosynthesis protein, with the protein MNKPKMVKKTIREINDRISNGKAVVLTAREMIDAVKSMGKVVAAREVDVVTTGTFSPMCSSGLLFNMGQPEPPLIKASKVWLNDVPAYGGLAAVDAFLGATEPSDDDPLNKVYPGRFNYGGGHVIEDLLKGEKIRLRALGYGTDCYPRRTLEREYALEDFRSAELLNPRNAYQNYNCAVNFSDKLIYTYMGPLKPRCANANYATSGALSPLFNDPFFRTIGLGTKIFLGGGIGWVIGAGTQHNPKPQRTERGLPLTPSGTLMVKGNLKGMQSRYLRGVSFLGYGCSLSVGVGVPIPILDEEMAWFTGVSDADIMIPVVDYGHDYPNGVARNHGHISYAELRSGTIRVGERETATVPLTSYTLSLEIAQTLKQWIESGKFTLGEAQEHILSE; encoded by the coding sequence ATGAATAAACCAAAAATGGTCAAAAAAACCATCCGGGAAATCAACGACCGGATCAGTAACGGGAAGGCCGTGGTCCTCACGGCTCGAGAAATGATCGATGCCGTGAAATCCATGGGCAAAGTCGTGGCTGCCCGGGAGGTGGACGTCGTCACCACGGGCACGTTTTCCCCGATGTGTTCTTCAGGTCTGCTCTTCAACATGGGGCAACCTGAACCGCCACTGATCAAGGCATCCAAAGTCTGGCTGAACGACGTTCCTGCCTACGGAGGGCTGGCCGCGGTGGATGCTTTTCTGGGGGCCACGGAACCATCCGATGATGACCCGCTGAACAAGGTCTACCCGGGGCGGTTCAACTACGGTGGCGGCCATGTGATTGAGGATCTGCTCAAGGGCGAGAAGATCCGTCTCCGGGCTCTCGGCTATGGAACGGACTGCTACCCCCGCAGAACCCTGGAGCGGGAATACGCCCTGGAGGATTTCCGCAGCGCGGAACTGCTCAACCCGAGAAACGCCTACCAAAACTATAATTGCGCGGTAAATTTCAGCGACAAGCTGATTTACACCTACATGGGGCCGCTCAAGCCCCGGTGTGCCAACGCCAACTACGCCACATCCGGGGCCTTGAGTCCGCTTTTCAATGACCCCTTTTTCCGAACCATCGGCCTGGGCACAAAAATATTTCTTGGCGGCGGTATAGGCTGGGTGATCGGGGCCGGAACCCAACACAACCCCAAGCCCCAGCGCACCGAACGCGGCCTGCCCTTGACCCCCTCTGGAACATTGATGGTCAAAGGCAACCTCAAAGGCATGCAGTCCCGCTATTTGCGAGGAGTCAGTTTCCTGGGTTATGGATGCTCCTTAAGTGTCGGCGTTGGCGTACCCATCCCCATCCTGGACGAAGAGATGGCCTGGTTTACCGGGGTCAGCGACGCGGATATCATGATTCCGGTGGTGGACTACGGTCACGACTATCCAAACGGCGTGGCCCGCAACCACGGGCATATCAGCTATGCCGAACTGCGCTCCGGGACCATTCGAGTCGGTGAACGGGAGACAGCCACCGTGCCCCTGACCAGTTACACGCTTTCCCTGGAAATTGCCCAGACTCTCAAGCAGTGGATCGAATCGGGCAAGTTCACTCTCGGCGAAGCCCAGGAACATATTCTTTCCGAGTGA
- a CDS encoding ATP-dependent sacrificial sulfur transferase LarE, producing MIDTSLESKLNALRGRLEHLQPGLIAVSGGVDSRLLLHIARQWKLEFSAVHAVGPHQSLQEQRQNKALLQGYPIISDRLHFNPLTLTEVRSNSQERCYWCKKALFTIILDIADKRSLRHVLDGTQQDDLAAHRPGHRALRELAIQSPLAWVGLTKNDIRRAAKMFGLAAPDQPARACLLTRFPYNRPISTANLDAVGQIEDALSDLGLRRFRFRITGHTTNLLQLHPEEPLLHPPQWDRLQQAVANAGLGSFDISITTNLSGFFDTPVNSPVVP from the coding sequence GTGATTGATACCTCCCTGGAATCCAAACTCAACGCCCTGCGTGGCCGCCTAGAACATCTGCAACCTGGCTTGATTGCCGTTTCCGGTGGTGTGGACAGCCGGTTGCTGTTGCATATAGCCCGGCAATGGAAACTGGAATTCAGCGCCGTACATGCGGTGGGGCCGCACCAGTCGCTCCAGGAACAGCGCCAGAACAAGGCCTTGTTGCAGGGGTACCCCATCATTTCAGACCGACTCCACTTCAACCCGCTGACCTTGACCGAGGTGCGCTCCAACAGCCAGGAACGCTGCTATTGGTGTAAAAAAGCATTATTCACCATTATACTGGACATTGCCGACAAGAGGTCACTGCGGCATGTTCTGGACGGCACCCAGCAGGACGACCTTGCCGCGCATCGCCCCGGACACCGTGCTTTGCGGGAACTGGCCATCCAGAGCCCCCTGGCATGGGTCGGACTGACCAAGAATGATATTCGACGTGCGGCAAAAATGTTTGGCCTTGCCGCACCGGATCAACCAGCACGGGCTTGCCTCTTGACCCGCTTTCCCTACAATCGACCAATTTCCACCGCGAATTTGGATGCCGTGGGTCAGATTGAAGATGCACTCAGCGATCTGGGTCTGCGGCGTTTTCGTTTTCGGATAACGGGGCATACGACCAACCTTCTGCAACTCCATCCAGAGGAACCCCTTCTACATCCTCCCCAGTGGGACCGGTTGCAGCAAGCTGTCGCAAATGCGGGCCTCGGTTCTTTTGATATTTCCATAACAACCAATCTTTCTGGCTTTTTTGATACCCCCGTCAACAGCCCTGTGGTTCCCTGA
- a CDS encoding FmdB family zinc ribbon protein — translation MPIYEYRCQECQQIFEQWQKDYSDQDKACPVCGGRSQRLISNTSFVLKGSGWYVTDYCKNEASSGGNGKKAEKTESKVDTPTKDTTTKSESSGSTTSGTASSGSTASSTE, via the coding sequence ATGCCCATCTATGAGTACCGCTGTCAGGAGTGTCAGCAAATCTTCGAGCAGTGGCAGAAGGATTACAGTGATCAAGATAAAGCCTGTCCTGTCTGTGGCGGTCGATCCCAACGCCTGATTTCCAACACGTCTTTTGTCCTCAAGGGCTCCGGCTGGTATGTCACGGACTACTGTAAGAACGAGGCATCTTCCGGGGGAAACGGCAAAAAGGCCGAGAAAACGGAGTCCAAAGTGGACACTCCAACCAAAGATACCACAACTAAATCCGAATCATCCGGATCAACGACCTCTGGAACAGCTTCTTCCGGGTCCACCGCTTCATCCACTGAGTGA
- a CDS encoding M48 family metalloprotease, producing the protein MMKNMQHHDVDFAQRIRTRSMTRRDFMWLATVGTAGLATGCAVNPVTGRQQFMLMSETQEITLDQQHSPHQFSADYGAVQDIRLNEYISTVGESLASSTHRPHMPYSFRCVNATYVNAYTFPAGSMATTRGIMLEMQDEAELAGLLGHELGHVNARHTAARMSTAVLTSMLLLGGAVVLASQGETWGAVAAGLGGVAAGALLAHYSRSDERQADNLGMEYMTRANYNPDGMVGLMDVLRKMQKNRPSAIEMMFSTHPMSDERYETAVREADTTFRHARNQPVYRERYMDHTAGLRRIQGAIEQMQEGEKLMRQERLPQAENALDDALRQAPEDYAGLVMMAKCQLAMDRPQRAEFFADKARNVYPTEAQAHHISGVAKLSQKRFEEAFEQFDQYERLLPGNPNTIFLKGFSQEAMGHRTQAAQEYRRFLERVRQGEKAEYAHSRLVEWGML; encoded by the coding sequence ATGATGAAAAACATGCAGCACCATGACGTTGACTTTGCGCAACGAATCAGGACCCGGTCCATGACACGCCGGGATTTTATGTGGTTGGCCACAGTGGGTACCGCCGGTTTGGCCACTGGTTGCGCCGTCAATCCGGTCACTGGACGGCAGCAGTTTATGCTCATGTCCGAGACCCAGGAAATCACCCTGGACCAGCAGCACTCGCCGCACCAATTTTCCGCGGATTACGGTGCTGTTCAGGACATCCGTCTGAACGAGTACATTTCCACGGTGGGGGAGAGTCTTGCAAGCTCGACGCACCGTCCGCACATGCCGTATTCGTTTCGGTGCGTCAACGCGACCTATGTCAACGCCTATACGTTTCCGGCCGGAAGCATGGCCACCACACGAGGGATTATGCTGGAGATGCAGGACGAGGCGGAGCTGGCCGGACTTTTGGGCCATGAGCTGGGCCATGTCAACGCCCGACATACCGCCGCGCGGATGTCCACGGCTGTCTTGACCAGCATGCTGTTGCTGGGGGGGGCAGTGGTCCTGGCCTCCCAGGGCGAAACCTGGGGGGCGGTGGCCGCCGGGCTTGGCGGGGTCGCTGCGGGAGCGCTTTTGGCCCATTACAGCCGAAGCGATGAGCGTCAGGCGGACAACCTGGGCATGGAGTACATGACCAGAGCCAACTATAATCCAGATGGCATGGTCGGCTTGATGGATGTGCTCCGTAAAATGCAAAAGAATAGGCCTTCAGCCATTGAGATGATGTTTTCCACCCATCCGATGAGCGATGAGCGCTATGAAACCGCCGTCCGGGAGGCCGATACCACATTCCGACATGCCCGGAACCAGCCGGTTTACCGGGAGCGGTACATGGATCATACCGCTGGGCTGCGGCGGATCCAAGGGGCCATCGAGCAGATGCAGGAAGGCGAAAAGCTGATGCGCCAGGAGCGATTGCCTCAGGCGGAGAATGCCCTGGATGACGCCCTGCGCCAGGCTCCGGAGGACTATGCCGGACTGGTGATGATGGCCAAATGCCAGCTGGCCATGGATCGGCCGCAGCGGGCTGAATTTTTTGCGGATAAGGCCCGGAATGTCTATCCCACCGAAGCCCAGGCCCACCATATCAGCGGCGTGGCCAAGCTGAGCCAGAAGCGGTTTGAAGAGGCCTTTGAGCAGTTTGATCAATATGAACGCCTTCTTCCTGGCAACCCGAACACGATTTTTTTGAAGGGGTTCTCCCAGGAAGCCATGGGCCACAGGACGCAGGCTGCCCAGGAGTACCGGCGCTTCCTGGAGAGAGTGCGCCAAGGGGAGAAAGCGGAATACGCCCACTCGCGGTTGGTGGAGTGGGGGATGCTCTGA
- the purB gene encoding adenylosuccinate lyase: MIDRYTRPEMGRLWTQEARFQAWLEVELAVCEGWHELGVIPGEDMHIIRERASFDLDRILEIEERTRHDVIAFLTAVEEKTGPSARYIHLGCTSSDIVDTANALLLVRAGGIIAAGLDNLLAVLRDAAAKYKMLPAMGRTHGIHAEPITLGLKFAGFYAEFDRHRQRWREAVESIRYGKISGAVGTYAHLDPRLEAFACHHLGLNVDPISTQIIQRDRHAHYFTTLAIIAGGIERLCVELRHLQRTEVRELEEGFGKGQKGSSAMPHKKNPISAENLSGLARLLRANALAALENMALWHERDISHSSVERVIMPDSTILMDYMLHRLTGLLSGIRVHEDNIAINLGGSQGLFFSQRVLLALVESGVQRQEAYEIVQSLAMRAWEEKTPFEGLVRDSIEVTSRLSPETLDGLFDLNSFFRHVDLIYARVFA; this comes from the coding sequence ATGATCGACCGTTACACCCGCCCGGAAATGGGTCGACTCTGGACTCAGGAGGCCCGCTTCCAGGCTTGGCTCGAGGTCGAGCTGGCTGTTTGCGAGGGCTGGCACGAACTTGGGGTCATTCCCGGCGAAGACATGCACATCATCCGGGAACGGGCTTCCTTTGACCTGGACCGAATATTGGAAATCGAAGAGCGCACCCGACACGACGTAATTGCCTTTCTCACCGCTGTTGAGGAGAAAACCGGTCCTTCGGCCAGGTACATCCATCTGGGCTGCACCTCATCGGATATCGTAGACACCGCCAATGCCCTGCTCCTGGTCCGTGCCGGTGGGATCATCGCCGCTGGTTTGGACAACCTCCTGGCGGTGTTGCGCGACGCGGCGGCGAAATACAAGATGCTTCCGGCCATGGGTCGCACCCACGGCATCCATGCAGAACCCATCACTCTGGGATTGAAATTTGCCGGTTTTTACGCGGAGTTTGACCGCCATCGGCAAAGATGGCGCGAGGCAGTGGAAAGCATCCGGTACGGCAAAATTTCCGGAGCCGTTGGCACCTACGCCCACCTGGACCCGCGCCTGGAGGCATTTGCCTGCCACCACCTGGGCTTAAACGTGGACCCGATATCCACCCAGATTATTCAGCGCGACCGACACGCCCACTACTTCACGACGCTGGCCATCATAGCCGGCGGCATCGAGCGACTTTGCGTCGAACTGCGGCATTTGCAACGGACAGAGGTCCGAGAGTTGGAAGAAGGTTTCGGCAAGGGGCAGAAAGGCTCTTCGGCCATGCCGCACAAAAAAAACCCCATCTCCGCGGAAAACCTCAGCGGCCTGGCCCGTCTGCTCCGCGCCAATGCCCTGGCAGCCCTGGAAAACATGGCTCTGTGGCACGAACGGGACATCAGCCACTCCTCAGTGGAGCGGGTCATCATGCCGGATTCGACGATCCTCATGGACTACATGCTTCACCGACTCACCGGCCTGCTCTCCGGGATTCGGGTCCACGAAGACAATATCGCGATCAACCTGGGTGGCTCCCAGGGCCTTTTCTTTTCCCAGCGAGTTCTTCTGGCCCTGGTGGAGTCAGGGGTACAGCGCCAGGAAGCCTACGAAATCGTGCAATCCCTGGCCATGCGGGCCTGGGAAGAAAAGACGCCGTTTGAGGGTCTGGTCCGAGACAGCATCGAAGTAACGTCCCGGCTCTCCCCGGAAACGCTGGACGGCCTTTTTGACCTGAACTCTTTTTTTCGGCATGTAGATCTCATCTATGCCCGAGTTTTTGCCTAG
- a CDS encoding radical SAM/SPASM domain-containing protein: MRRPSRLGTWLASWRERIASPRTPAAVPPDLAWVDEFIANVRPYVVVRLEDNLLIRMPNQAHKLNPEGAGILHYLLGGGRVAEIVARINAEHDKNGRNTSHDLHRPLRDVALFLDAVRRCLSGELREDTVTCAVEVRPLEVGFSDLPVLSEVALTDQCNLRCVFCYAGCAGACGRSPEDGDGPIMRTAQVKMVLERIRNQARVPSVSFTGGEPTLRGDLPELVAFAAKDLGMRVNLITNGTRVSKHLAGVLADAGLASAQVSIEGPDALTHDRVTQVAGSFERSCAAVAHFQEAGITVHCNTTINRRNLGMVDKMPGFARNQLGLERLSMNMVIPAGNASQEGIGFASPLIRYTDTAPVILAVQQAAVLAGVEFMWYSPTPLCLFNPITADLGNKGCSACDGLLSVDPRGRILPCSSCDDPMGDLLQEDFQTIWNRPAATAYRGKNFAHPACRECEHFAFCHGGCPLYWRHFGFDELARAKGFTHHPPPRIPCVPTSPISIA, translated from the coding sequence ATGAGACGACCATCCCGGCTGGGCACATGGCTTGCCAGTTGGCGGGAAAGAATCGCAAGTCCGCGGACACCGGCCGCCGTGCCTCCGGATTTGGCCTGGGTGGATGAATTCATTGCCAATGTTCGGCCTTATGTCGTGGTCCGTCTGGAGGACAACCTGTTGATCCGGATGCCGAATCAGGCCCATAAACTGAACCCCGAAGGCGCCGGGATTCTGCACTACCTATTGGGTGGTGGCCGGGTGGCGGAGATCGTCGCCCGGATCAATGCGGAACATGACAAGAACGGACGAAATACCAGCCACGACCTTCATCGACCGCTTCGCGATGTGGCCTTGTTTTTGGATGCGGTGCGGCGCTGTCTTTCCGGTGAGTTGCGTGAGGACACCGTCACCTGCGCCGTGGAGGTCAGGCCCCTGGAGGTCGGGTTCAGCGACTTGCCGGTTTTGTCCGAAGTGGCGCTGACCGACCAGTGCAATCTGCGCTGTGTGTTTTGCTATGCCGGATGTGCCGGAGCATGCGGCCGTTCACCGGAAGACGGTGATGGCCCGATCATGCGCACAGCCCAGGTGAAGATGGTTTTGGAACGAATCAGGAATCAAGCCCGGGTTCCGTCGGTCAGCTTTACCGGCGGAGAACCCACGCTGCGGGGAGATCTCCCGGAGCTGGTCGCGTTCGCCGCCAAGGATCTGGGCATGCGGGTCAACCTGATCACCAATGGCACACGCGTGTCCAAACATTTGGCCGGGGTCTTGGCTGATGCCGGATTGGCCTCGGCCCAAGTGAGCATAGAAGGTCCGGACGCGCTGACCCACGATCGGGTGACCCAGGTTGCGGGGTCGTTTGAACGATCCTGCGCGGCTGTTGCCCATTTTCAAGAGGCCGGCATCACCGTGCATTGCAACACCACCATCAACCGCCGCAATCTGGGGATGGTGGATAAAATGCCCGGCTTTGCCCGGAATCAGCTGGGGCTGGAGCGGTTGAGCATGAACATGGTCATTCCGGCCGGAAACGCGAGCCAGGAGGGGATTGGATTTGCATCTCCCCTGATCCGGTACACGGACACGGCTCCGGTGATCCTGGCTGTGCAACAGGCCGCGGTCCTGGCGGGCGTGGAATTCATGTGGTACTCGCCCACGCCCCTGTGCCTGTTCAATCCCATTACCGCGGACTTGGGCAACAAAGGCTGCAGCGCGTGTGACGGTCTGCTTTCCGTGGACCCTCGAGGCCGGATTTTACCCTGTTCCTCCTGTGACGACCCCATGGGTGACCTGCTCCAGGAGGACTTCCAGACCATCTGGAATCGTCCGGCCGCCACGGCCTACCGCGGTAAAAACTTTGCCCATCCCGCATGCCGGGAGTGTGAGCACTTCGCCTTTTGTCATGGCGGCTGCCCACTGTATTGGCGGCACTTTGGCTTTGACGAACTGGCAAGGGCCAAGGGCTTTACGCATCATCCGCCGCCACGCATTCCCTGCGTACCGACGTCACCAATTTCAATCGCTTGA
- a CDS encoding DUF2905 domain-containing protein: MARLLIFAGLLLIATGMVWHFAPWLLNWFGKLPGDIRYASERTRFFFPITSMLIVSIVVTLLLNLFRR, from the coding sequence ATGGCCCGCCTGCTGATCTTCGCCGGACTGCTGCTTATCGCAACAGGTATGGTCTGGCACTTTGCCCCCTGGCTGCTGAACTGGTTTGGCAAGCTGCCCGGGGATATACGCTATGCGTCGGAACGGACCAGGTTCTTTTTCCCGATAACCTCCATGCTCATCGTCAGCATTGTCGTGACACTCTTGCTGAATTTGTTCCGAAGGTGA
- a CDS encoding ADP-ribosylglycohydrolase family protein, translating into MIVEQRDRAQGCLLGQLVGDALGSLVEFQAPDRILLEYPNGVREMADGGTFNTLAGQPTDDSEMALALARTLVEQGGYDAEAVLRAYRTWLDSQPFDCGATIRKGLSGHSDPESQANGALMRISPLGIFGVNHGLEQVADWAAQDAMLTHPHPICLQINALFTMTITHAVRTGTGPKELIHEMLLWADKMGVDSILFRVIKASINMPPRNYTQQQGWVLIAFGNAVWQLLNAPSFEEGVVDTVMRGGDTDTNAAVCGALLGAVYGLQAIPHQWRDAVLNCRPEAGRPGVYRPRSKTYWPVDALELAEQLTNSG; encoded by the coding sequence ATGATTGTAGAACAGCGTGATCGTGCTCAGGGTTGCCTCCTGGGTCAATTGGTTGGTGACGCACTGGGCAGCCTGGTGGAATTTCAGGCCCCGGACCGGATTCTGCTGGAATATCCCAATGGGGTGCGGGAGATGGCAGACGGCGGGACGTTCAACACTCTCGCCGGCCAACCAACGGACGATTCAGAAATGGCACTTGCTTTAGCCCGAACCCTGGTGGAGCAGGGGGGCTACGATGCTGAGGCCGTGCTCAGGGCCTATAGGACCTGGCTTGATTCCCAACCTTTCGATTGCGGGGCAACCATCAGGAAAGGCCTTTCCGGTCATTCGGACCCGGAAAGTCAGGCCAACGGCGCACTGATGCGCATCAGCCCCCTGGGGATTTTCGGTGTCAATCATGGGCTGGAGCAGGTGGCCGACTGGGCGGCCCAGGATGCCATGTTGACCCACCCCCATCCGATTTGTCTGCAGATTAACGCTTTGTTCACCATGACTATCACCCACGCCGTGCGTACTGGAACCGGTCCAAAAGAGCTGATTCACGAGATGCTCCTGTGGGCGGACAAAATGGGTGTGGATTCGATTTTGTTTCGGGTCATCAAGGCCTCCATCAACATGCCGCCACGAAATTATACCCAGCAACAGGGCTGGGTGCTCATCGCTTTTGGCAATGCTGTTTGGCAACTACTCAATGCTCCTTCCTTCGAGGAGGGAGTCGTGGATACGGTTATGCGCGGCGGAGACACGGACACCAACGCGGCTGTTTGCGGAGCGCTGCTGGGTGCTGTCTATGGCCTGCAGGCCATTCCTCACCAATGGCGGGATGCCGTCCTGAATTGTCGACCGGAAGCAGGCCGACCTGGTGTCTACAGACCTCGGTCGAAAACCTACTGGCCGGTAGATGCGTTAGAGCTGGCGGAACAACTCACAAATTCGGGCTGA
- the pyrE gene encoding orotate phosphoribosyltransferase — protein MNHWRKQLAALLMSKSYLEKDVVLTSGKRSNYYFDCKQTALHPDGAFFIGSLFVQMLHDTPLQGVAGMTLGADPLVTATSLIARAEGLSWPAMIVRKESKGHGTDSYLEGLANFQPGDRVAVLEDVATTGGSALKACQRLQNAGFVVAQVCCILDREEGATEALAAERLPFTALYTRSQLLHEAGV, from the coding sequence GTGAACCACTGGCGTAAACAATTGGCTGCCCTGCTGATGTCCAAGTCATATCTGGAAAAGGATGTTGTTCTGACCTCCGGCAAGCGGAGCAACTACTATTTCGACTGCAAGCAGACCGCCTTGCATCCTGACGGTGCTTTCTTCATCGGCAGCCTGTTCGTGCAGATGCTGCACGACACACCCTTACAGGGAGTCGCCGGCATGACCTTGGGCGCTGACCCGCTGGTTACCGCCACCTCGCTGATCGCCAGAGCCGAGGGGCTCTCTTGGCCGGCCATGATCGTCCGCAAGGAGTCCAAAGGCCATGGCACGGACAGTTACCTGGAAGGCTTGGCCAATTTTCAGCCTGGAGACAGGGTTGCTGTCCTGGAAGACGTAGCCACGACGGGCGGCAGTGCGCTCAAGGCATGTCAACGATTACAAAATGCCGGATTTGTCGTTGCCCAGGTGTGCTGCATCCTGGACCGCGAAGAAGGCGCGACCGAAGCCCTTGCCGCGGAACGCCTTCCCTTTACCGCCCTGTACACAAGGAGCCAGTTGCTGCATGAGGCCGGCGTCTAG